In Dyadobacter subterraneus, a single genomic region encodes these proteins:
- a CDS encoding 2Fe-2S iron-sulfur cluster-binding protein: MEQIIDSTILLRVREIIVESYDIKTFVFEQLDGGKLNYKAGQFLTFLINMHGHEIRRSYSMSSAPETDEFPSITVKRISNGEISRFWIDFVHEGDIFTVLQPTGRFTLEPSDGMPRDIILIGAGSGITPLFSILKQTLTTDPLSQVTLLYANRNEKSTLFLEKIEAWKIRFPERLHVIHIHSNPSDHWNGVRGRINNTRLEQMIKMAMFYKPERARFFICGPFELMRSVEITLHYLGFGKDQIRRENFVVRNPPTAPKESKAYDIKLIFKKEEYDLHVPADKSILQAALDSGIHLPYSCKGGVCASCAGVCKSGSVHMTINDVLTDHDLKQGWVLTCTGYPQSGDVLIEIK; the protein is encoded by the coding sequence ATGGAACAAATAATTGACTCGACAATTCTTCTGCGTGTCAGGGAAATTATTGTTGAAAGTTATGATATCAAAACCTTTGTTTTTGAACAACTGGATGGAGGAAAACTGAATTATAAAGCAGGACAGTTTCTTACTTTTCTAATTAATATGCATGGACATGAGATCAGGAGATCGTATTCCATGAGTTCTGCGCCTGAAACGGATGAATTTCCATCTATTACTGTAAAGAGAATATCCAATGGTGAAATTTCCCGTTTCTGGATCGATTTTGTGCATGAAGGAGATATTTTCACAGTTTTGCAACCAACGGGTCGTTTTACTTTGGAGCCTTCTGATGGCATGCCCAGAGATATAATTCTGATCGGTGCCGGAAGTGGGATTACACCCTTGTTTTCTATTTTGAAGCAAACCCTGACAACTGATCCATTAAGTCAGGTTACGCTTCTTTATGCGAACAGAAATGAGAAGAGTACTTTATTTCTGGAAAAAATAGAAGCCTGGAAAATACGCTTTCCTGAGCGTTTACACGTGATTCATATCCATAGCAATCCTTCTGATCATTGGAATGGCGTAAGGGGCAGAATTAATAACACCAGGCTCGAACAAATGATAAAAATGGCAATGTTCTACAAGCCGGAAAGAGCAAGGTTTTTTATTTGCGGTCCTTTTGAGCTGATGCGTTCGGTTGAGATCACTTTGCATTATCTGGGTTTTGGAAAAGATCAGATCCGGAGAGAAAACTTTGTAGTTCGCAATCCGCCTACTGCTCCAAAAGAAAGTAAAGCTTACGATATCAAACTGATTTTTAAGAAAGAAGAATACGATTTGCACGTTCCGGCAGATAAATCAATTCTTCAGGCAGCGTTAGATTCCGGTATCCATTTGCCTTATAGCTGCAAAGGTGGTGTCTGTGCAAGTTGTGCCGGAGTTTGTAAAAGCGGTTCGGTGCATATGACCATAAATGATGTTTTGACCGACCATGATTTAAAGCAAGGCTGGGTATTAACGTGCACTGGTTATCCGCAAAGCGGTGATGTATTAATTGAAATAAAGTAA